The following DNA comes from Musa acuminata AAA Group cultivar baxijiao chromosome BXJ1-4, Cavendish_Baxijiao_AAA, whole genome shotgun sequence.
AGCCAATTCACAATCCTTGTTTGAGGTAATTACAGCTCTACAAACTTCTTGTCTATCCTCTCGATCACTTCGTAGTGCTAAACCTCTTCATCTTTGTGGTCTGAAGATGTCGGTCTTGGTGCTGCAAACACCCTTTCAAATGACGAAGTATGAATGGCCGGTGGCGGAGGAGCGATACGAGAGTAAAGATGATGCTGTGATGGCCGTGGAAGACGATGAGGAGCGGCCCGGCCAACTCGACATATGGAGCGCCATCCAGGCGCAGAAGGCTGCCACCGATCCGCCGGCTCCTTATGTTCATCCTCTGGTGAGGCGGTCTTCGAGCTCGCTGAGCCAGAAGAGCCTCCAGACATGCACGGAGAGCCTGGGGTCGGAGACCGGCTCCGACGACTTCTCCTCGTTCCTCGACGAGCTTGATGTCGATTACTTGCCGATGGTTGTGgcggagagagaagaagaaagccATGACGTGCACGACAAGCTCGTGATCATTGAGGAACGACGAGTGTGGCGAAACAGAGAAGCAGAGGAGCGCGAAGTGCCGCAACGCAAAGGGAAGGAGCTGACGTCAGTGAACTACCACGGCTCCGTTGGCAGGAGATCAATCCCGAGGCTGTTCCCTCCGCCATTGCCGTCCATCTGCCGCCGCGACGGCGGGCCTTGCCTGCACATGAGGCCCCGTCGCCGGGAAGGCCGACTTCTCGTCGAGGCTGTCAGTGTACCCTCCAAGAACTACCTCCACGCGCAGCGCGAGGGTGGCCGCCTCCTCCTGTCCTTCATCGACGCCACCTTCCACGACCCCTCCTCCGACAGCACAGAACCAGGACAACCACAAGAACAAAATCGAACTGTTGACGAAGAATTGAATGAAACCAaagaaaatgaagtagtagaGATCGCACGGttagaagaggaagatgaagggGAAGAGAACTGCTACGAGGAAGGGGAagacgaagaggaggaagaagaggaagtggaAGTAGTCGACAGGGGCACCGTCATCGAGGTCACAGTGAGCACACAACCCCAGCAACCGAGCGGCGGCGCCATGAAGGTCCTCCGCTCTTCCCTTGTCATCAACAAGTTCGTCGGCTGCAATCGACCGAGCAGCAACGCCAGGGTCGACCTTCCGCCGGAATCCGAAACCACCAAAACCAGACTCAACAACCAAGATCAAGCTCCGACAGCAGCTTCAGTCATGCGACGGCCCCCGCCAACAACCGCCACAGCAGCGGCTGCAGTGGTGCTAGCCTCTGTCCTCAGCGGAGATCAAGATGAACACAACTTCGACGGAGCACCACACAGCCACCTGCCTCCGGACAACAAGCTGCTGTTCATCTCGAGGCGGTGGAACCGGGAGGAGCTGCTGCACAGCATGAGCAGGTGCAGCCAGCTGCGCAGGCCATTGTTCATCTGGGAGCCCTGCTGCATCGTCACTTCCTCTTCCTGAGTCACAGCCCTCCATGAATCCATCCTACCTTACCTCATGTCATCTGCCTATTCATCCATCTATCTATCTACCTACCTATTTAAGTTGATATTGTGGTCATTAACATAGTAAGGTCGTCAGGGCAATAAGGCAGAGCGTGTCAAAAGCCTCACTGTTGGGGTTCCTTTGCATCAGCAGGTCTGTCTGCTGCTTTTTGACATCGATGTCTCTGTTTTTTTGGCTCAGTGGTGGCATGTTGACGACACGACAATGGACGATTTGGTATCACTGTGATTAGACATGTTCTGTTCCATGTTGTTTCTGATTGGCTCCAGAATGAGATGGATGTGCTGCTCGTATCACATCTTTCCCTCGTGCGTCTGCtccaatataataataataatcgagcTGAAATGGAATCGAAAGCAATGTGGTTTGAAGGGAAGAAGAGCACACTGTTTCTGATCCAAAGCATGAAACCAGACGAAAGAAGTCAATCTTCTTCCGCACGCCGCTACTGCCCAACTCGATCTTATCCATATGCACCATCCTGGCCGTGCAGTCATGGCTGCATCACATCCATTGCCTGGGAATTCATCTACTTCGACAGCATAATGAAAACAATGGTTCCTCGAGCAATGTTTCATAGCATGACCAATAAGGCCAACAGAGCATCAAGGCACTTTCTGAGCAAGACAAAGGAGGCACTACTGCATTAATATACAGATGTCATGACATACGCAGATGTTCTTTCAGGTCTTTGCCATGACTTTGTGGAATCTATTACGTATGCTTGTATTGTGAAGGCCAATATCGGGTGTTCAATGATACGTAGGATTAAACTAATGAAGCTTTTAGGTATGGCTAAGCAAAAAAGTAGGCTCTATCTGAATAATAGTTTCAGCAATTCGACTCTAATCAATGGTCTGACTCCATAGAATCCATTACTTATTACACAAGCTTAAACCAGTGGTCAAAGAGAGCTCGAGAACTCAAGGCTGAAGCATCTTGCACTGTGGAAAAAATAATGTTGGATGTTCAACTCATATCCACAAGTCATGACGTAAGGAAGATGTAGTAGAATCAACAGGATGACTTTGTTGTAAtactaatgatttgatatcaagcTTGTGACTTGAACACTGAAAGCATAAGTCTTTGTGTAGGCCTTTcatgcttcctttttctttttaatgtcCGTTCAATTATTTTTTACATCTCAAAGTTTTGTTCTTCTATGAGTCAAATGTTCCTTCTCTCAAAAGTACTTTAGCAACGCAACAGTGACATCAACCGCATACTATGATGAAAAGAAAAGGCTAAAGAATAGCCATGACATATTGTCAAGCGAAGTGAAATGATTCAGTAGTGTTTGAGGGAGAAAAAGCAGTGCAAAATAGCAATCACGTTGTCTGGTGACATGAGGAATAATAGTATTATGGGGTTGGATGTTGACCTACTAGTAATGGCAGGGATGATGCATCAGTATAGAATCCAATTGACGATGTGAAGTAGAGCAAAGACAGAGATAAAggcaaaagaaaagaaggaaccCGAGATGCTTTTTGGCCCTCTCCAGCCACCACCATCCCTTGGCAAAGCCAACTTAACATTTACTGATACCCCGGTAACAAGCTTCTGTGTGCCCTCTCCCACTTCTGCCCTAGTTGTGAACTGTGTGCTTGGCACACATTTGGAAAGTTCAGCACAAGGGTAGGAGGGAAGCAAGCAGCACCAGTGGACATGGGGAATCTGGTTCATCTCTGTACGTCTCCCACGCTTTGGTTCTCTTGTTTGCTTGTGCCAATGGGAGACATGATGGTTCAGGATCCTACAGCTGTGCTGTGTCTGGAATAGGTCACTGGAAGTGCGACAGCCAAGGCCATGATCCCAAGATGAGCAAAAGCATGTTGACATATTACGTAAAGGGGAACTATGAATCACATTGAGCATTCCTGGATTCCTGGGGTCATTTTAGAAACTAAATAGCAAGAAAATAATGATTATAACTGCACCAGAGCCTGTGTGTCAATACTGAGCCAATCACAGCCATGATTCAGCGACTGCAAGCAGTATTAACCCAATCATGGAAAGATAGATGCAGAAAAAATTAAGCCAAGGTGATATAGATCGGAACTTGTTTGTGTCATTCATTATGTATGTACACTTCCATCTTAGTACATTGGGAGTGATCAGATGGACAAATACGTAGTTTAAACTAGCGGATGCGTAAATACTCAAGATCGGCCTCGATGCTCCAACTTATACAGGGCTCATGCCCCTGAACAATCTCCTGATACAGATCAAGGATTACAATGTACATCAATGAGATACTAAGCCAACGAACATCAATTAGCCCTCTTCCCCAAACTCCTTTGTGAATCTCTCGTGCACTTCGAGGTCGGCTTTGCTGACTGTGGGCCTCTGCCTGGCCAAAACTTTTTCGAAATCGTTCCTTGTGATGGGTGGTGGGAGGATCTGTTTAAGCACCCAAAGAAACATGAAATGCTAAGTTAAGCTATGGCCTAAtgacaaaataagaaaaatactgATTTTGCATGCACCTTAGCGCCAAGACCTTTCGCAGCAAGCTCCTGCAACGTGGTTTGAACAGCTCCTGGTTGTTTAGGTCCACAGGGCACCCACATGCCATCGCTAGTCTTGCAGAAAAACGTAGCATCTTGAGCTTTTCGTACTGGTTCAAAAAGCACATCCTTCACCTGTTTACACAGGCAGAAGAGACACTTAGCATTGATTATTAGCATTCAGAGAGGAAGAAATTAAATCTCCAGGGGAATCTGAAACCATTAGAAACCActtacacaaactgaaatatcagAACCAGAAAACCCTTCTGTCCTACGAGCCAAGTACTCGAAATCTTTTTCA
Coding sequences within:
- the LOC103982834 gene encoding protein FAF-like, chloroplastic encodes the protein MSVLVLQTPFQMTKYEWPVAEERYESKDDAVMAVEDDEERPGQLDIWSAIQAQKAATDPPAPYVHPLVRRSSSSLSQKSLQTCTESLGSETGSDDFSSFLDELDVDYLPMVVAEREEESHDVHDKLVIIEERRVWRNREAEEREVPQRKGKELTSVNYHGSVGRRSIPRLFPPPLPSICRRDGGPCLHMRPRRREGRLLVEAVSVPSKNYLHAQREGGRLLLSFIDATFHDPSSDSTEPGQPQEQNRTVDEELNETKENEVVEIARLEEEDEGEENCYEEGEDEEEEEEEVEVVDRGTVIEVTVSTQPQQPSGGAMKVLRSSLVINKFVGCNRPSSNARVDLPPESETTKTRLNNQDQAPTAASVMRRPPPTTATAAAAVVLASVLSGDQDEHNFDGAPHSHLPPDNKLLFISRRWNREELLHSMSRCSQLRRPLFIWEPCCIVTSSS